One Agrobacterium vaccinii DNA window includes the following coding sequences:
- the modA gene encoding molybdate ABC transporter substrate-binding protein: MKGALAAMTGVWLGAITLSSPALAQDKVTVFAAASMKNALDAANAEWAKETANEATVSYAASSALAKQIEAGAPADVFISADLAWMDYVAGKKLIKDSTRVNLLGNRLVLVAPSDKAKPVDISQGFDLAGLVGEGKLAMGAVDSVPAGKYGKAALEKLGVWSAVQSKVAGAESVRAALVLVSRGEAPYGIVYQTDAAADPGVKIVGTFPQDSHEPIIYPVAILSESKSPAATAYLDFLKSAKAAPYFEKQGFTILK; this comes from the coding sequence ATGAAGGGCGCCTTGGCGGCCATGACCGGCGTATGGCTTGGCGCCATCACGCTTTCCAGCCCTGCACTGGCGCAGGATAAGGTGACCGTATTTGCCGCTGCCAGCATGAAAAATGCTTTGGACGCGGCCAATGCCGAATGGGCCAAGGAGACCGCCAATGAGGCGACCGTGTCCTATGCCGCAAGTTCGGCGCTTGCCAAGCAGATTGAAGCGGGTGCGCCCGCTGATGTCTTTATCTCTGCCGATCTGGCATGGATGGATTATGTCGCAGGCAAGAAGCTGATCAAGGATAGCACACGCGTCAACCTTCTCGGCAACCGTCTCGTGCTCGTTGCCCCCTCGGACAAGGCAAAACCTGTCGATATCAGCCAAGGCTTCGACCTTGCGGGCCTCGTTGGTGAAGGCAAACTGGCCATGGGCGCCGTCGACTCCGTTCCCGCCGGAAAATACGGCAAGGCGGCTCTGGAGAAACTTGGCGTCTGGTCTGCCGTGCAAAGCAAGGTGGCCGGTGCGGAAAGCGTGCGCGCCGCGCTAGTGCTCGTCTCGCGCGGCGAAGCTCCCTACGGCATCGTCTATCAGACGGATGCGGCAGCAGACCCCGGCGTGAAGATCGTCGGCACATTTCCGCAGGATAGCCATGAACCGATCATCTACCCGGTCGCCATTCTGTCCGAATCCAAAAGCCCTGCCGCAACGGCCTATCTCGATTTTCTGAAATCTGCAAAAGCCGCCCCCTATTTCGAAAAGCAGGGCTTTACCATTTTGAAGTAA
- the modC gene encoding molybdenum ABC transporter ATP-binding protein has translation MTLLVDIRHRLGSFHLEAKLTAGEGVTALFGRSGSGKTSVIRIIAGLTRPDHGRIELDGEVLTDSAIRTFIPTHKRRFGYVFQEARLFPHLNVEQNLHYGRWFSGVSDNPAEAARVIEMLGIGDLLKRGPEKLSGGEKQRVAIGRALLSSPRLLLMDEPLAALDEARKAEIIPYLERMRDETKIPIIYVSHAVGEVFRLADRVVVMKDGRVDAQGPASEILSRPAFSSHLERREAGSILSGRVETFDQRHGLATVRLTGTALQVPAKSAEVGKPVRVHIPARDVLLATVLPEGLSALNILEGTIAEIELSDDGMAMVHVDCGGDIIMSRITSLSVERLLLATGKVIFVIVKSAALDPY, from the coding sequence ATGACGCTTCTTGTGGATATCAGACATCGGCTTGGCTCCTTTCATCTGGAGGCAAAGCTGACGGCGGGGGAAGGTGTGACGGCGCTTTTCGGGCGTTCCGGCTCCGGCAAAACCTCCGTCATCCGCATCATCGCAGGCCTGACGCGACCGGACCACGGCAGAATCGAGCTGGATGGAGAGGTGTTGACCGACAGCGCCATCCGCACCTTCATCCCCACCCATAAACGGCGCTTTGGATATGTTTTTCAGGAAGCACGCCTGTTTCCCCATCTGAATGTGGAGCAGAACCTGCACTATGGCCGCTGGTTTTCAGGCGTATCGGACAACCCGGCAGAAGCGGCCAGAGTGATCGAGATGCTCGGCATCGGAGACCTGCTGAAGCGTGGGCCTGAAAAACTTTCGGGTGGGGAAAAACAGCGCGTTGCCATCGGTCGCGCATTGTTGTCATCGCCGCGCCTGCTGCTGATGGACGAACCGCTGGCGGCGCTGGATGAGGCCCGCAAAGCCGAGATCATCCCCTATCTGGAGCGCATGCGCGACGAAACGAAGATACCGATCATCTATGTCAGCCACGCGGTTGGCGAGGTCTTTCGCCTTGCAGACAGGGTGGTGGTGATGAAGGATGGCAGGGTGGATGCGCAAGGCCCCGCCTCGGAAATTCTGTCCCGCCCCGCCTTCAGCTCACATCTGGAGCGAAGGGAAGCGGGAAGCATTCTGTCGGGACGGGTGGAGACCTTTGACCAACGCCATGGCCTTGCCACCGTCCGCCTGACGGGAACGGCTTTACAGGTTCCAGCAAAATCGGCAGAGGTCGGAAAGCCGGTTCGCGTTCATATTCCTGCGCGCGATGTTTTGCTTGCGACGGTCCTTCCAGAAGGATTGAGCGCGTTGAATATTTTGGAAGGTACCATCGCGGAGATAGAACTCTCTGACGATGGCATGGCCATGGTGCATGTGGATTGCGGCGGTGACATCATCATGTCACGCATCACGAGCCTTTCCGTAGAGCGACTGTTGCTTGCAACCGGAAAAGTAATTTTTGTCATCGTCAAATCTGCGGCACTTGATCCTTACTGA
- a CDS encoding winged helix-turn-helix domain-containing protein → MTDKALPLKPILRIDFPPGERLGRGKIELMERIASTGSISAAGRAMDMSYRRAWLLVDALNHMFTQPVIESQRGGKQGGGAGLTAFGVELLARYRGMESRMRDALGADLDWLEANRQQDDQ, encoded by the coding sequence CCGATCCTGCGTATCGACTTCCCGCCCGGTGAACGCCTGGGACGTGGCAAGATAGAACTGATGGAACGGATCGCTTCCACCGGCTCGATTTCTGCTGCCGGTCGCGCCATGGATATGTCCTATCGCCGCGCATGGTTGTTAGTGGACGCCTTGAACCACATGTTCACGCAGCCGGTAATCGAATCGCAGCGGGGTGGCAAACAGGGGGGAGGTGCGGGGCTGACGGCGTTTGGCGTGGAATTGCTAGCGCGATATCGCGGCATGGAGAGCCGTATGAGAGATGCGCTTGGCGCTGATCTCGACTGGCTGGAGGCCAATCGCCAACAAGACGATCAGTAA
- the modB gene encoding molybdate ABC transporter permease subunit — translation MDLIALSAEEWTAIRLSLWVSSIAMLASLPFGILIALLLARGQFWGKSLLNGIVHLPLILPPVVTGFILLVLLGRRGVIGQFLDQYFGIVFSFRWTGAALACAVMAFPLMVRSIRLSIEAVDQKLEEAAGTLGASPFKVFLTITLPLTLPGIIAGMILAFAKAMGEFGATITFVSNIPGETQTLSAAIYTFTQVPGGDAGAMRLTLVAVAISMIALLASEFLARVVGKRVAAE, via the coding sequence TTGGACCTGATAGCGCTGAGCGCGGAAGAATGGACGGCGATACGCTTGAGCCTTTGGGTGTCCAGCATCGCCATGTTGGCAAGTCTTCCCTTCGGCATTCTTATTGCGCTTCTGTTGGCGCGCGGTCAGTTCTGGGGAAAATCGCTGCTGAATGGTATCGTTCACCTGCCGCTGATCCTGCCCCCCGTCGTGACCGGTTTTATCCTGCTGGTGTTGCTGGGTAGGCGCGGTGTTATTGGCCAATTTCTTGATCAGTATTTCGGCATCGTCTTTTCCTTTCGCTGGACCGGGGCCGCGCTCGCCTGCGCAGTCATGGCATTCCCCTTGATGGTCCGTTCCATTCGCCTTTCGATCGAAGCGGTCGATCAAAAGCTGGAGGAAGCTGCCGGGACGCTCGGTGCCAGCCCTTTCAAGGTGTTTCTAACGATTACCCTACCGCTCACCCTGCCCGGCATTATTGCGGGCATGATTCTAGCCTTCGCCAAGGCCATGGGTGAATTCGGCGCGACCATTACCTTCGTCTCCAATATTCCCGGCGAAACACAGACACTGTCTGCCGCGATCTATACCTTCACGCAGGTTCCGGGCGGCGATGCTGGGGCGATGCGACTGACGCTCGTGGCCGTGGCGATCTCGATGATCGCGCTGCTGGCATCGGAATTTCTGGCGCGCGTCGTCGGCAAGCGGGTGGCAGCCGAATGA